acgaggcggcggcggcggcggcggagaagcggAGGCTGCaagaggaggcggtggcagcaGGGAAGGCGGAGCGCGGCCGGAGGCGGGCGGCGCACCGGGCCGTCCTCGACCGGATCAGCGAGCGCGATCCGGAGATGGGCGAAACCTACTACACCCGCTACCACGACCAGGACCTGTCCGAGTTCAACGTCGACAAggtctcccctctccctcccatgCGCTTCACGGCCAAAGCGTACCGTCTCAGCGAGGCCAGCTTGTACATCCTGAACATGGTCAACGTGCTCGCCATTCGCATCGATGATGGTGATGTCCCCTTCCCGATCGCCGTCTACGGCTCCGTCATCGCCAGAGACGATCTCGATCACAAGTGCATTCCTCTCTTCTCCCGCTCCAGAGATGATCCTCAGCTCATCACCTCAAAGGTACTAGTACCCAGGGTTTCAGATTTCAAAACTAGGGTTTCTTTCGGTGGTGggcgaaatttccgaaatttcggatttttttcgtacgaaattttttaaaattttgactggatttgaataaaatttgaccaaattcacaaaaaaatacaaaaaaaaccTGAAAGTTTCGGGCGAGATATGTGCATTTcagtgggggtgggggggggggcgaaatttccaaaatttcggaaatttcgaactgaaatttcaaaccctgctAGTACCAGATTTCCTGATCGAACTAGTATCTCTATGCATTACAACATTGCATTGTATTGTAGTATCATTTTAATGGAAGAGTAGTAAATTTCGCACTAAATACTTTGGGAAAAAATATACACACCACAAAACAACggatttactccctccgtatggCGGATATTGACGGGCCCTCATCGGGGTATGGTTCTAGTAGAcggcttatattttgagatcaATCTCAAGCTCAAGGGTGTTCGGGTTGGCAGCGCGGAGGAGGACAAACAGATTAGTAAAATAGTATGGCGGATGAATGGCGTATTCCTTGAAACAATCTTTCTATCACAAAACCTGTTGACTGTGGTTCGACCTATCACCATTGATCCTTGCAGGAATCTCTATCCCCTGCAGCTCATGTATGCGTTCGTCAGTAACGCTGTGGAGGCCACTGTTTCTGTCAAGGTTCTTCAGGGGCATTTCTATGGGAAGATAACAGCTTTGCCCCAGCACGGTCAAAGACTGCATTTTGCTTCATGATAGCGGATTAGTgccaggtggtggtggtgtgatGGCCTCTGATCACGGCAATTGATGTATTGATGATTTACAACGATAAGTGCCGGGAATTGATGAATAGTTTTTGGCTGGTAACTTTGAAGCATGTCCCTCGGGAGCAGAACGTTGAAGCTAATGACCTTGCTCAGGGGGCATCAGGATACAAGCCGATGATGAAGGATATCGAGGTAGAGGTAGCTGCAAtcacagccgatgattggaggtatgatgtttTTCAGtatttacagaatccatctcaatcggcttcacgAAAATTGCGCTATAAGGCCTTGAAATATACcttattggatgatgagctgtattatcggacgattgatgggatattgcttaagtgtttgagtgccgatcaggctaaggtTGTGATGGGCGAAGTACATGAAGGtatttgtggtactcatcaatcggcacacaagatgaagtggttgcttcggcaCACAAGGTGtgtttttggccgacaatgttgGAGGATTGCTTCCGATACTACAAAGGATGTCAAGATTGCCAgaaatttggagcaattcagagagcaccagcatcggctatgaatcctatcatcaaATCATGGCCgtttagaggttggggaattgatatgatcggtcaaattaatccaccatcgagtaagGGGCATAAATTcatattggtggcaaccgattattttaccaaaTGGGTGGAGGCagttcctttgaagaaagttgattctagGGGATACAATTCAGTTTGTGAAGGAATACATCATCTACCGATTTGGGATTCCTCAGACTATTACAACCGATCAAGGGTCGATCTTTGTatctgatgagtttgttcagtttgccaatagcatgggtatcaagttgttgaattcttcaccatattatggacaagctaatgggcaagccgaggcatctaataAGAGCTTGATTAAGTTGATCAAAAGAAAGATTTCTGATTTTCCTCGGCAATGGCACACAAGGTTGGTCGAAGCATtatggtcttatcggatggtttgtcatggatcgattcaAGTACCTCCTTATAAGCTTTTTTATGGACATGAGACTGTTTTACCATGGGAAACTACAATTGGCTCAAGGAGAATAGATATGCAGGATGATTTAACAGCCGCTAAGTATTATAATCTTTTGGTAGATGAAACGGAAGATCTGGTCCAATCCAGATTAAGAGCCCTTGCAAAGGTGGCTAAAGATAAGGAATGAGTTACTCGGCATTATAACAAAAAGGTGGTGCCCAAGTCTTTTTCTGAAGGAGCTAGTCCGGAAGTTAATTTTGCCGATAGGAACTCGTGAtaacaaattcggcaagtggtcaccaaattgggaaggaTCGTTTCAAATACATAAGGTTGTGTCCAAAGGagcttatatgttgcaaggacttgatggTGAAGTTTATGGACGAGCACTCAATGGAAAATAtctgaagaaatattacccaagtgtctGGGTCAATTCATGATCGGCTGAGTGTTGCCGATACCTGTTAGGCGATGTGTtgacatcgccttgagatggccgatataagttatatcgcccttagcagTTTTTCAAATCATAATCGATTGTGCTTTGCCGATGTATGATGGTCGATAtaagttatatcgcccttagcagttttttttcttatcataATCGGTTGTGCTTTGCCGATGTATGATGGCCAATATTTagtatatcgcccttagtccaAATTATAATTTTGTCAATGCCTTCAACAttgcaaaattaggggggcaaaTCTATATGAAAAGTCTGGATTTCAAAAGCAAAATTTGAGAGCAAGTTTCATAAGCAGAAAGTTATTACATCTCAAAAGTTAAGTTTACAGATTTAAATTACAAGATTTAGCTCATCCAGACACATATCTTTGGATGGCCGATATTGCCTTTTGCCTAATCTGATCTACCTCATCTATGATTTGGGCATCGGTTGCATCAGTGCTTGGGATCACCTTCAGAGATTTGGTCAGATAGGCTAAGTGCTTGACAGATGCCTTCAATTTTGACTTCTGATTTTCAATAGCTTTTGGCAAGTCGGTAAGCTTTTGCTGTTCAAGGACGATCTGTGCATTGCACTGCTCCAATTCGGCCAAGAGTTCTATCTTTCGAGCATTCAGCCGATCAATGTTAGTTTAAGTAGAGTCTGGACCAGTCTCCAATTCATCAAGCTTTGCTTTCTCTTCATTGATAGAGACCCTGTTGGCTTGGATGGTTGCCTAATCTGATCTACCTCATCTATGATTTGGGCATTGGTTTCATCAGTGCTTGGGATCACCTTCAGAGATTTGGTCAGATTGGCTAAGTGCTTGACAGATGCCTTCAATTTTGACTTCTGATTTTCAATAGCTTTTGGCAAGTCGGTAAGCTTTTGCTGTTCAAGGGCGATCTGTGCATTGCACTGCTCCAATTCGGCCAAGAGTTCTATCTTTCGAGCATTCAGCCGATCAATGTTAGTTTGAGTAGAGACTGGACCAGCCTCCAATTCATCAAGCTTTGCTTTCTCTTCATTGATAGAGACCCTGTTGGCTTGGATGGTTGCCTCGAGATATTTTCTTTCACGCCGATCGGCAATCCTCCTCTGAGCTTTTTCGAGTTTAAGCCGATGCTGCTCAAGGTATGTTGCTGGGGTGATGGCATCGGCTAGTTCATCTGGGATCTTGTCATGCATTTCATTAAGTCTATCTCGGATGGATCCACAGCTTGTCACCAGGGTTTCCAGAGAGCCTTCAAGCCTTTTTGAGATGTCTAGAAGAGCTGACTTGATATCATCGTCTAAGGGCACCAAAGCTGTGCTTGTggtttcttcctcttcatccaagAATTGCCTAATGTCAAAAGAGAACATGTCGGCTAGAACCTGAAAAAGAGAAGCATTGGGAATATGAGTTAAGAATAGAGGGATGGCAGCCGACATGATTTGCAGACTTGTGATATATACTTACAGGGACAACAGGAGCTGGTGCCACCACtttttcttcctcttccacATGATGGCTATCTGCAGCCGATTGAGTGTTTTCACTTGGTTCAAAGACAGGAGTTGGAGGACGAGGAGGCTGAAAACACAAGTGCAAGTTAGCATCggttatttaaaaattaagaaaagaaaGTTGATAAAGTTTTAAAGTTAACTGATGGGGTTGGCGCTTGTGGCTTTTTGGAAGCAATCTTTTTCTGCAAggagtcaaagttaaaaaaattggtATCAAGGCAGAAGAAATTTAAATTAAAGATTGAAAACATGCACATACTCTTGGTTTGTATGTAGGACGTACTGGAGGTGATGGTGTTCTTTGAAGAACAGGTGGATCGGCTGGAGGAGTTTGTTCCCTTGTTTCACTAATATGTTCAGCTGCTTCATCTATATCTTCTACCACTGCTTCACCCTCCAGGAATTTTGCTACATTTGGATCTACGGCTGGCAGATCATCGGCAACAGTCTTTTGCAGCCGATGGTGCAGCAGCCGACTTGGCTCTCTTCTTCCTACCAGCATCAGGGGCTGTCGGCACACGGGGCATGCCATGCAGCAGCgttgaagtcttgggggcattgTAGCCGATGACTGGAAGAGATAGACCACCACCATTGGGCATGAGTCTTGGAGCATATTGGATTTCCACACCACTGTTGCTGCaatgaggaggagaagattctgttgtctgcgaAAGAGAGAATTTGCACAAGGTTAAGATTAATACATCAGTTTGCAGTTAACAGAATTGACGAATGAGAAGATTCTTACTTGAGGGACAGCTTCAGGGAACAGGTCTGTCAGATACATTGAAGCCGATTGGTGAAATAGATGCTTCTTCCACTCTACCCACCATCGGTCAAATACTGCACTTCTCAACATCCTTAGCTTTATGTTATTGATGCTGCCTAGAGGTGGTCCTTCTATGTTCAGCAACCGATCCATCATGAGTGTTGATGTGATTTCTCCTCTACTTTGGATCTTGTCGGCAAA
This genomic window from Oryza sativa Japonica Group chromosome 12, ASM3414082v1 contains:
- the LOC136354613 gene encoding probable kinetochore protein nuf2 encodes the protein MYLTDLFPEAVPQTTESSPPHCSNSGVEIQYAPRLMPNGGGLSLPVIGYNAPKTSTLLHGMPRVPTAPDAAKFLEGEAVVEDIDEAAEHISETREQTPPADPPVLQRTPSPPPPRPPTPVFEPSENTQSAADSHHVEEEEKVVAPAPVVPVLADMFSFDIRQFLDEEEETTSTALVPLDDDIKSALLDISKRLEGSLETLVTSCGSIRDRLNEMHDKIPDELADAITPATYLEQHRLKLEKAQRRIADRRERKYLEATIQANRVSINEEKAKLDELEAGPVSTQTNIDRLNARKIELLAELEQCNAQIALEQQKLTDLPKAIENQKSKLKASVKHLANLTKSLKVIPSTDETNAQIIDEIELLAELEQCNAQIVLEQQKLTDLPKAIENQKSKLKASVKHLAYLTKSLKVIPSTDATDAQIIDEVDQIRQKAISAIQRYVSG